A window of Fusarium falciforme chromosome 1, complete sequence genomic DNA:
GGCCTCCATGTCCAAGCCCCTGTAAGTCCACATTGCCGTAAATGGACGGTTATTGTTTCGGGCTGGAGCTGACCAAAGGCGCGATAGGCGCGAATACTACGAGCGTACCAACGAGCTAATCCAACAATATCTCTACATTGATGCTCTCCTCGACTCGGCTATCCCCCATGAGCTCCTCAACGAATACCAGACCGAGCTGGAGGCCTCGGCCTTCCGGCCCATTGATGTACCGGACACGATCAACGAGGAGCCATCCACAGCCTCCGACTCGCCCCCCATGAACGGCTCGACCCCGGCATCCTTCACCCCAGGATCCTACGGCACTGTCAAGGCGAACAACTCTTCCACCAAGCTGCCCGCGACTCGCACGCCCAAGGATATCTTCCGCTCCTCTGAGAGCCTGCCAATGCTTCAGCGCCAGGCCggagacgacgatgaggacgacgagccgCCTCCAGCGCCTGCCAGCCAGGAAGACGGCGCAGGCCCCAAGCCCAACTTGCCATGGTTGGAGGACGCTGAAGTCGACAGCGATGACCCCATTGTGACTCTGGCTATCTGGGTCAACTTTATCGCCAACGCCATCCTCCTTGCTGGAAAGCTTGCCGTCATTGTTTCCGTTCCCTCCATGTCCGTCTTGGCTAGTTTAGTCGACGCTGTGCTTGACTTTCTCAGTACTGTCATTGTTTGGATAACTACACGTCTCATCTCGGCCAGTCACCAGGACCAGTACAGTTACCCCGTCGGTCGTCGAAAGTAGGTCTTACTGGTGTGTGGTTACTGCGCAGAACCAAGTCTAACCCGTGTTTCTAGGCTTGAACCTCTCGGTGTActcgtcttctccatcatcatgatcaCCTGTTTCTTCCAGGTAGGCCTCGAGTGTATCCAGCGCCTCATGGACCCAGCGCACCAcatcctcgagcttggtATCCCCGCTATCGCCATCATGGTTTCTACCATTGTCATCAAGGGTGCCTGCTGGGTCTGGTGCCGTGTCGTCAAGAACTCGAGCGTGCGAGCCTTGTAAGTCTCATGTTACAGTGCCTACATCACACACGTGCGCGGCCAAGATCTGACCATGGCTGCAGGGCCGAAGACGCCAAGACGGATGTAATCTTCAACACGGGCTCCATCTTGTTCCCGATTAGTGAGTAGCCGCTGCCCGCGATGCGCGATCGGACCGCTGCATCCGCATCCCTGAGCTGCACCATGAACCCCTGCTAATCCTTGTTTCCTTCAGTCGGTTTCTATGGACGTATCTG
This region includes:
- a CDS encoding ZT-dimer domain-containing protein — protein: MSSPSPSRPSHLRRPSLLSNDESHNPLGTRSGHLQSLIRSRSTQSMQSVTGSLHSHHSHHSHPATPFWMGPDDEETALLHVRPHDNDELGRLLSDERRLTQLLNGPQNRSAKLIGRSNPRYRWEQYWKPEEELASMSKPLREYYERTNELIQQYLYIDALLDSAIPHELLNEYQTELEASAFRPIDVPDTINEEPSTASDSPPMNGSTPASFTPGSYGTVKANNSSTKLPATRTPKDIFRSSESLPMLQRQAGDDDEDDEPPPAPASQEDGAGPKPNLPWLEDAEVDSDDPIVTLAIWVNFIANAILLAGKLAVIVSVPSMSVLASLVDAVLDFLSTVIVWITTRLISASHQDQYSYPVGRRKLEPLGVLVFSIIMITCFFQVGLECIQRLMDPAHHILELGIPAIAIMVSTIVIKGACWVWCRVVKNSSVRALAEDAKTDVIFNTGSILFPIIGFYGRIWWLDAVGGLLLSMVVIFNWSETSAHHVRNLSGFSAQPDERNLLLYLTMRFATAIRQIQNLRAYHAGDKLFVEVDIVLSAATPLKDSHDLSEVLTYFLESVPIVDRAFVHVDYTSYNAPTHMLKGSAAKAK